In the genome of Gemmatimonadales bacterium, the window TTGGCCGCCGAGCGGAGCATCGACGGGCCGCCCACGTCGATGTTCTCCACTGCGTCCTCGAACGCCACGCCCGGCTGGGCGACCGTCATCTGGAACGGGTAAAGATTGACCGCTACGAGGTCGAAGGGTGCGATGCCATGCTCACGGAGCGCCGCCACATGCTCGGGCTGATCGCGCCGCGCAAGCAGTCCGGCGTGCACCCGCGGGTGCAGCGTCTTGACGCGGCCGTCGAGCAGCTCGGGGAAACCGGTGACCTCCTCGACGGTGGTGACCGGCACGCCGGCTTTCCGCAGCGCCGCGGCGGTGCCGCCGGTCGAGACGATCTCCCAGCCCAGATCCACGAGCCCCTGCGCGAAGCCGACGATGCCGCGCTTGTCGCTCACCGAGAGGAGCGCGCGCGGCGCGGTCACGAGGACAGCTCCACCGGCTCGCGCAGCGGCACCGCATGTCCGGCGCGCGCCGCCGCGAGGACGACGGCCGGCAGCAGGCGATGCTCGGCGGCGAGCACGCGAGCCGCGAGCGAGTCGGGCGTATCACCCCGCTGGACGGGCACGCGCACTTCGGCGAGCGCGGCGCCCCGATCGTACGCCTCGTCCACCAGGTGCACGGTGGCGCCGCTCTCGCGCGCCCCGGCGGCGAGTACCGCCTCGTGAACGCGAATGCCGTACATGCCGGGGCCGCCGAACGCCGGGAGGAGTCCGGGGTGGATGTTGATGATCCGTCCGCGATACCGCGCGACCACGGCCGGTGGCACCAGCTTGAGATATCCGGCCAGCACCACGAGATCGATCCGCGCGCGCTCGAGCAAACCGAGCCATTCGTCCGCATCCGCCGCATCGGTGAGCACGGCGGTGGGAACGCCGTGGCGCCGCGCCACATCGAGGCCGCCGGCGGCGGGGCGGTTGCTCACGACGAGCGCGACGCGTGCCGGCGCGTCATCCGCGAGCGCGTGAAGCAGCGCCTCCAGATTGCTGCCGCGGCCGGAGACCGCGACGCAGACGCGCATCGATTCGTGTCCGAGCATGGCGGGGGAAACTAATCGGATCACTGCGCGAGCGCGCGGCGAAGCGCCGCGCCGACCTCGCCGAACGCGGCGGCGGGAATCGTGCGCGGGTCGAGCAGCACGCGCCCCTCAGCGACCCGGGTGACGATCGGCGGTTCGCCCAGGCGGAGCCGAAGCGCCAGGCCGTCGGCGCCGAGCGGGCCGGGGTCGAGCACCACGAGCGTCGTGGGGAGCGCCGCGTCGGGAAACGCGCCGCCGCCCACCGCCGAGGCGCCGGCGCGAAGCTCCGGATCGAGCGCGGCGGGGCACGCCTCGGCGAGCTGCTTGGCGCGCTCGGCCAGCTCGGGTGCCGTCGCCACCAGCATCGCGAGCACCGGAATCTCGCGCCGCGCGGCGTCCGGATCGCGGTAGAGCGCGAGCGTGGCCTCGAGCGCCGCGAGGGTGAGCTTGTCGGCGCGGAGCGCGCGCGCGAGCGGGTTCCTGCGGCAGCGTTCGATCGTGGCGCGGCGTCCAACCAGGCAGCCGGCCTGGGGGCCACCGAGGAGCTTGTCGCCGCTGAAGAGCACGAGATCGGCGCCGGCGGCCACGGCATCGGCGACGCGCGGTTCGGACGTGAGAGCCGCCCAGGAAAGATCGGCCAGAAGGCCGCTCCCGACGTCATGGAGATAGGGCACCCCCGCCTCGCGCGCGAGCGTGGCCAGCTCGGCCGGGTCGGGCGTCGCCACAAACCCGCGCTGCTCGAAGTTCGACCGATGCACGGTGAGGATGGCACCGGCCGCCGGGCCGAGCGCACGCCGATAATCGTCGAGGTGGGTGCGGTTGGTCGTCCCCACTTCGTGCAGCCGCGCGCCGCTCTTTTCCAGGATGTCGGGAATCCGGAACGATCCGCCGATCTCGATCAACTCGCCGCGCGAGATGAGCACCTCGCGCCCGTCTGCCAGCGCGTTGAGCGCGAGCACGAGCGCGCCGGCCGCGTTGTTGACGGCGAGGCCGTCCTCGGCGCCCGTCAACTCGGCCAGGAGCACGCGGCAGTGATCGGCGCGGCTGCCGCGCGCGCCGGTGTGGAGGTCGAACTCCAGCGTGGAGTAGCCCCCGGCCACCGCCTCGACGGCGCGGATGGCCGCCGCCGCGAGCGGGGCGCGCCCCAGGTTGGTATGCAGGATGACGCCGGTGGCGTTCACCACCGGACGAAGCGAGCGCATCGAGCGATGCGCCAGGCGCTCGCGGATTTCGGCGGCCCAATCGTCGGGCGCGCCGGCGCGCCGCGTCCGGGCGGCGGCGAGCACCTCGCGCACCGCGTGGACCACGGCGAGGCGCGGCGCCTCGGCGAGGAGCGCCGCGACGGCGGGCTCACGCAACAGGCGGTCGACCGAGGGGAGCGCGCGGCGCGCGTCGGTCATCGTGGCCTCGGGCGAGTCGAGTCGGGCGGTGCCGGGGCGGGGCGGGGGACGGCGCGTGCCGAATCGGCGCGCGTGGAATCGGCGCGCGTTGTATCGGATGGGGAGGCGCGATTGAGCGAATCGGCCGGCTGGGCGGCGCTCGGCGCCCCGACACCCGCGCCCGCATTGGCCTGCGGAATGGCGAGCACACCGAGCACATCGCCCGCGATCCCGCTCACCGTGCGAATGCCGCTCAGCGCGATCTCGAGCTTGTCACCCGGGTGCCAGGGCTCCGCCACCTTGAGCGTGAGCCGGTCGCTGAGTGGCGGCCGGGCGGGTAGCGTGGGTCCGGCGGCGGCCGGGGGCACGGCGCGCGCCGCCGTGTCCGCGCGATGCGCGAGCGAATCGATGCGGCGGGCGAGGGAGTCGGCGCCGCGCGCGATGGCGCCGCGGCGCCGCGCGAGGGAATCGAGCGCCCCGCCGAGCTCTCGCCGGAGCGTGTCGGCGCGGGCCCCGGGGGCGCCGGGCGTGCGCTCGGGGGATGGAGTGGTCCGCGCCGCGGTGTCAGGCCGCGAGAGCGAGACGGCGGCCACCCGGGCCGAATCCGGCAGCCGCCGCACGATCACCATCGACGTATCCAGCCGCTGGGTCGGATCGAGCGGCTGGGCGAACATGATCGTGGCGGTCACCGAATCCGTCGGCTGAATGTTCGCGATGCGCGGCGGCAGCGTATCGTGGACGAACGCGTAGAGCGCGCCCACGGTGCCGCTGTCGGCGAGCACGCGCATCGTATCGAACGCCTCGCGCTCGTCGCGGCGGAAGTTATGGTTCTGGTCGAGCACGCCGAACACGACGTACTCGCCGCTCGGAATCGGGCCGAGGACGAACCGGCCGCTCGAGTCGGCGAGCACGCGGTAGGGCAGGCTGTCGGGCTCGAGCACTGCTTCGACGAGTGCGCCGGACGCCGGGTGCCCGGCCACCCAATCGATCACGCTCCCGCGCAGCGTGTCCGCCGGCACCGGCGCGCCGGTGGTGAAGGTGATGAGGGTCTCGGCCTTCGAGACGTTGCGGCGGACATCGCTGATGCCCGGCAACAGCTCGACGCGATACACCCGGTTCGGCTTCCATCCCTCGGACGGCCGCACCGTGATGCGTCTCCGGTGCCAGTGGACCTCGGGTACGCGGTCGGTCGGCGAGAGGAGGACGAGCTTTTCCAGATCGCCGGTGCCGAGGCCCTGGCTTGGCTGCGAGCCCTCGGACACGACCTCGTTGAAGCGAAACTCGACCTGGCCGTCGAAGCTTGGCGGCAGCACGGTGAGCGAAGTAGGGAAGGCGGACACGAGCTGCGGCGCCGACACGTCCGGCGGGCCGCCCGGGGGCGGCTGGATGTTGGCGCAGGCGGCAAGGAGGAGGCCGGCGGACAGGCGGACAGATCGTCGAATGAGATCGCGCAGGGGTCGCGGCACAGAAGGGGACGGGGGCTCCGCCGACAAGAACTGCGTGACAGCCGGCTCCGCCCCCATTCTTGCGCCGCTTCGATGCAGGCTTCTGCGGGTGCCTGTCCGCCTGTCCGCCTGTCCGCCTGTCCGCCTGTCCGCCACGCCCCTAGTCACCGTTCCAGCCGCTGCCGCTTCTCCACCAGCACGCCGCGCTGCTCGCGCCAGCTCTCCAGCTTCTGCCGCTCGCGCTCGACGACGGCGGCCGGCGCCTTTGCGGTGAACTGCTCGTTGGCGAGCTTTCGCTCCTGCGAAGCGATGAGCGTGCTGAGGCGATCAACCTCCGTGCCGAGGCGCGACGCCTCGCGCGCCACGTCGATGGCGTCGCCCAGGGGCACGAAGACCGCGGTGCCGTCGCCGAGCACTGCGTTGCCACCCGCGCCGCCGGTCGCCTCGCCGGCGCCGAGCTCCGACAGCTTGGCGAGGCGCAGGATCGTGGCGTGCTCGGCGTCGAACGCGGCCATGGCTGCGGGGCTCGCGTTGCTCACGACCGCGCGCACCGCCCGGCCCGGCGGCACGCCGTGCTCGGCGCGGATGGCGCGAATCGCCGTCACCAACTCCTGCACCAGGCCGAAGCGCCGCTCGGCCTCCGCGTCCCGCGCGCGCGGGTCGGGGAGCGGCCACGGGCTCACCATGATCGACGCCTCGGGCGCGCGGCCCGGCAGTCGCCGCCAGAGCGCCTCGGTAACGAACGGCATCATCGGGTGCAGCAGCCGGAGCGCCACATCGAACGTGGCGGCTGCGACCGCGCGCGCCACGTCGCCGCCCGGCTGCTCGCCGTAGAGCCGCGGCTTGATCTGCTCGATATACCAGTCGGCCAGGTCGCTCCAGAGGAAGCGATACGCGGCGGCGGCCGCATCGTTGAGCCGGAAGCGCTGGAGCGCGTCGGTCACCTCCAGGACCGTGGCGTCGCAGCGGGCCAGGATCCAGCGGTCGGCGAGGCCCAGCTCGTCGCGGCGCACGGTGTCGGGATGGGGGCCCGCCAGGGGGCGGGTGGGCCCGCCGAGGTTCGAGAGAATGAAGCGGCCCGCATTCCACAGCTTGTTCGCGAAATTGCGGCCCGGCGCGAACGAGACCTCCAGGTCGTCGGGATCGAGGATCACATCGGTCCCGACAGCCGAACCCGCCACCAGGGTGTAGCGCAGCGCGTCGGCGCCGTACCGCGTCACCACCTCGAGCGGGTCGATCCCGTTGCCCAGGGACTTGGACATCTTGCGATGCTGCGTGTCGCGCACGGTGCCGGTCAGGAACACGGTGGAGAACGGAACCTCCCCCATGAACTTGCAGCCCGCCATGACCATCCGCGAGACCCAGAAGAAGATGATCTCGGCTGCGGTGACGAGGGTGTCCCCCGGATAGAACTTGGCGAGGTCGGGCGTCTGGTCGGGCCAGCCCAGGCTCGAGAAGGGCACGAGCCACGAGGAGAACCAGGTGTCGAGCACGTCGTCGTCCTGCCGCACCGGCCCGCCGCAGCCGGGGCAGGTGTCGAGATCCACCCGGCTCGCCACGATCCGGCCGCAGCCCGGCCGCTCGCAGTACCAGACGGGAATGCGGTGGCCCCACCAGAGCTGGCGCGAGATGCACCAGTCCCGGATGTGCTCCATCCATTGGGCGTATTCCTCGCCGCGGCGCTCGGGCACGAAGCGGAGCCGCCCATCGCGATACGCTTCGAGCGCGGGCCGCGCGAGCGGCTCCATGCGCACGAACCACTGGTCGGAGAGGCGCGGCTCGACCACCGTGCCGCACCGATAGCAGTGGCCGACGGCATGGCGGTGCGGCTCCACGGACTCGAGCAGCCCGAGCGCCTCGAATTCGGCCACCACGCGCCGCCGCGCCTCGAATCGGTCGAGCCCCTGGAACCGCGCGGGCGCGGCGAGACTCATGCGCGCATCCGGGGTCATCACATCGATGGTCGACAACTGGTGCCGGCGCCCGATCTCGAAGTCGGTCGGATCGTGCGCCGGCGTCACCTTGACGGCGCCGGTGCCGAAGGCCGGGTCCACCGCCTCGTCGGTCACGATCGGAACCAGCCGGTCCGCCAGCGGAAGCCGGATCTCGCGTCCGATGAGATCGCGGTAGCGCTCGTCGCCCGGATGCACCGCCACCGCCGTGTCGCCCAGCATCGTTTCCGGCCGCGTGGTGGCGACGGTGACGTGCCCGCTCCGATCCGCGAGTGGATAGCGCAATTGCCAGATCCGCCCCTCGGCCTCCTCCTTCTCGGCTTCTTCGTTGGAGAGCGCGGTAAGGCAGCGGGGACACCAGTTGATGATGTAGTGGCCCCGGTAGATGAGGCCCTGGTCGTAGAGCCGCACGAACACCTCGCGCACCGCGCGCGACATCTTTTCGTCGAGCGTGAAATACGTGCGCGACCAGTCGGCCGAGCAGCCGAGGGCGGCGAGCTGCTGCAGAATGACGGGTTCGGTTTGGCGCACATGGGTCCAGACCCGCTCGACGAACGCTTCGCGCCCCAGGTCGAATCGGGTGGCCCCTTCCGCAGCGACCAGCCGCTCGACCACGTTCTGCGTGGCTATGCCCGCGTGGTCGGTGCCCGGTACCCAGAGCGCGTCGGCGCCACGCATCCGCTGAAAGCGGATCAGCACGTCCTGGATGGTGTTGTTGAGCCCGTGGCCCATGTGGAGAACCGCGGTCACGTTTGGCGGGGGCATGATGATGACGTACGGCGCGCGGCCCGGCTCCGCTCCGCGCGGCCGAAAGAGCCCGCGCGCCTCCCACCACCTGTAGAGTTCGGATTCGATGAGCGCGGGGTTGTATTGCGGGGCGAGCGGCTCGCTCATGCGCTCTGGTCGGTGGTGCGGACGTCGGCGGGGAAGCCGCGGTCGTCCTCGCCCCGCACCAGGATGCGATTGATCACCGACTCGACGCCGGGTACGGCGAGCGCCACCCGCGCTGCGCGTGCGCGGGCGGCCCGGCTCTGGGCCCAGCCGCGCAGCTCGACCACGCCGCGGCCGATGATGATCGCGTCGAGCCCCATCCCCTCGAGGCTGGGATCGGCATCGAGCGCGGCGCGGGCAGCCCGGGCGGCGGCGGCGCTCGTGAGGGCGGGTGGTCGGCGCTCGGCACGGATGCGCGTCGCCATGCGGCGGAGCCGGGGGCGGTTCACGCCACCCACCCACTCGCCCAGGGCAAGACCCGTCACGAGCCCGGCTGCGACGCCGAGCGTCGCCCAGGTGAACACCTGCCAGCCGGACAGCCGATTTTGATGGCGCACGACGTACCCTCGGTTCGAACGCGGAATTAAGTTAACACGCTTGATCCAACGGGCGCATCCACTTTGACAGACGAATCTTGCCATGAGCACCGGTGACGAGCGGGAGGAGTTGACCTTGCGTGGTCTGGCCCGCTGGCTGGTGGTGGCCGCGGTGATCGCCGCCGGCATCGGGCTCTACTTCGCCGTCGGCCGGCGGGTCCAGCCGGTCGTCCCCGTGCCCGCGCTCGAGTCCTCGCCGTGAGCACCCTCCGTCTCACCCTGCCGGACGGCGCGGTGCGCGAGGTGGCGTCCGGCACGACGGGGCGCCAGCTCGCGGAGTCGATCGGGCCACGGCTTGCCCGCGCGGCGCTCGCGGTGCGCGTGGACGGACAGCTTCGCGACCTCGATCGCCCCATCGAGCACGACGCGCGCGTCGCCATCGTCACCGAGCAGGATGCCGACGCGCTCGAGCTCCTGCGCCATTCGTCCGCCCACATCCTCGCCACCGCGGTGCGTGAGCTCTTTCCCGGCGCCGGGATCGGATTTGGCCCACCCATCGAAGACGGCTTCTACTACGACTTCGACGTGCCGCGGCCGTTCACGCCGGACGACCTCGCGCGGATCGAGGCACGTATGGGCGAGGTTGCGAAGCGCGATTTCCCGTTCGAGCGCGCCGTGGTCGATCGTGAGGAGGCGCGCCGCCGCTTTGCCGACGATCCTCTCAAGCTCGAGCGCATCGCCGAGCTCGGCGACGGCGAGGTGATCACCACCTACACCGACGGGCCCTTCCAGGATCTCTGCCGCGGGCCCCACGTGCCGAGCACCGGGCGGCTCAAGCACTTCAAGCTGCTGCACGCCGCCGGCGCCTACTGGCGGGGCGACGAGCGCCGCCAGATGCTCCAGCGCATCTACGGCACGGCGTGGTTCAAGAAGGAGGACCTCGACGCCTATCTCCACCGGTTGGAGGAGGCGCGGAAGCGCGACCACCGCCTGCTGGGCAAGCAGCTCGACCTCTATTCCATCAGTGACATCGTGGGCCCGGGGCTCGTGCTGTGGCATCCCAGGGGCGCGCTCATCAAGTGGCTGCTCTCGCGCGCGGTCGAGGACGACAATGTCGCCAGCGGCTACGACCTGGTGTACACACCCAACGTGACCCGCGAGGAGCTGTTCTACATCTCGGGTCACCTGCCGCTCTACGCCGCCAACCAGTATCCGCCCATGGCGGGCGGCGCCGGGGAGTCGGAGGATGTGCGTTACCGGGTGAAGCCGATGAACTGCCCGATGCACGCGCTCATCTACCGGAGCCAGCAGCGGAGCTACCGGGATCTGCCGATCCGCCTCTCCGAGGTGGCGAACGTCTACCGGAACGAGAAGAGCGGCACGCTGCACGGTCTGCTCCGCGTGCGCGGCCTCAGCATGGACGACGCGCACATCTTCTGCACGATGGAGCAGGTGGAGGACGAGATCTTCCTCTGCCTCGACCAGGTGGACCGGCTGGTGCGGCAGACCTTCGGCTTCGAGCTTGCATTCGAGATCTCCACCCGGCCGCCGGAGCGGCTGGGCACCGATGAAATCTGGGACCAGGCCGAGGCGATGCTCCGCCGCGCGCTCGAGCGCAAAGGCATCGCGTTCGATGTGGACGAGGGCGGGGGCGCATTCTACGGCCCCAAGATCGACATCAAGTTCCGCGACGCCATCGGCCGCACCTGGCAGGGGCCGACGATCCAGCTCGACTTCAACCTGCCCGAGCGTTTCGAGCTGGAATACACCGGGGCCGACAACCGGCCGCACCGGCCGGTCATGATCCACCGCGCCATCTATGGCACGCTCGAGCGATTCATCGGCAATCTGATCGAGCACTTCGCCGGCGCCTTTCCGGTGTGGCTCGCGCCGGAGCAGGTGCGCGTCGTCCCGATCTCCGACGAGCAGGCGGGCGCGGCACGGGCCATCGGCGCGCGGCTCAAGGCCGCCGGGCTCCGGGTCCATGTGGACGATCGGCCCGAGACGCTCAACTACCGGATTCGCGAGGCCGAGCTGCAGAAGGTGCCGTACATGGCCGTCGTGGGGCAGCGGGAAGCGGAATCGGACAGCCTGGCGCTCCGGGTGCGCGGCGCGGGAAAGAAGCAGGACGTCATGTCCGTCGACGCGTTCCTCGCGCGCGTGCTCGACGAGGTGCGCCGGCGCGCGCTCGTGCCCTGATGCCGGACGCGCTCCGCCTCGGCGTGGTGGGATGCGGCCGAGTCTTCGAGCGCTTCCACCTGCCCGCAATCGAGCGCGCCGCGGAGTCGGCGCGGCGCGTGGCGCTCGTGGCCGTGTGCGATGCCGACGCGGCCCGGCGCGCGTGGGCTGCCGCGCGGCTCCCCACCGTGGCGGTCGTGGCGTCGATCGCCGAGCTCGTCCGAACGCGCCCGGATGCCGTCGTCGTCCTCACCCCGCCCACCACGCACCGCGACATCTCTACCGCTACGCTCGAGGCGGGCCTCCACGTGCTGGTGGAGAAGCCCATGGCGCTCACTGCTGCCGATGCCCGCGCGATGGCCGCCGCCGCGGCCTCGGCAAAGCGTTGCCTGCACGTCGGATTCACCCGCCGGCATCGGTCGCCCTACCTGCGCCTTGCCGGTGCGATCGGTCGCATGAACATCGGGGCGCCCCGCGCGGCGCGGTTCGAGCTGTCGTTCCCGATCGGGACCTGGGCGGCGCACGACGCATTCCTCGGGCGCGACGCGTTGGGCGGCGGGGTGCTGGACGACGTGCTTTCGCATCAGATCGATCTGCTCGGCGCGCTCTGGGGCACGTGGCCCGAGTCGGCGCGGGTGCTTGCCGCGCCGGAGCACGAGCGCACCAGGGCGCGAATCACCTGTGAGCTCCGCTTCCCCGGCGGCGCGCTGGCGCGGTGCGTCGCCGCGCACGGCGCGTATGTGGAGCGCCTCGAGCTCGAGCTCGCGCGGGGACACATCATGGCCGCGAGCGGCACCGCCGTCTGGCGGGCGCGCCGGTGGGCGGGCCCGGTGGCACGGCGGGCCGCCATATTCGGCGACCAGGTTGCGCTCGCCCGCGGCAAGCTCACCCGGCGGCGAGGCGTCACCGCGCGCAGCTTCGAGCGCCAGCTCGACGAATTCGTCCGCGCGTTGCATGACGGCGGCCTGGCACGCGCCGGTCCGCCGGAGGGGGGCGCCGGCGATACGCTCCGCGGCGCCGACGCCGCAGCCGGCGTGCGCGTGGTCGCGACGATCGACGCCTGTCGCGCGAGCGTCGCGTCAGGGGGCAAGTGGGTGGACGCGGCATGACGCACTGGGGCGCACGGCCGGATTGCGGCCGCCGCGCGCCGCTGCGCGAGTGGTGCGGCTCGCTCGCATTCGCTCGCATGGGCGCCGATTCGCATGGCGCGGCTCGTCGTGGCCGCCTACCTTTCGCGTGATGCAAGGCAACTGGACGCCAGGCAACGCAGCGAAAACGGATACAGTCCCATGAGCGATTCCACGACCCCCGTCATTCTCTCCGCCGTCCGCACTCCGATCGGCAAGTACCTCGGCGGCCTCTCGCCGCTCACCGCGCCGCAGCTCGGCGCCCTCGTGATCCGCGAAGCCGTGCGGCGCGCGTCGGTGGACGCGGCCGCCATCGACGACGTGATCATGGGCCAGGTGGTGCAGGGTGGCTCGGGCCAGGCCCCGGCGCGCCAGGCAATGATCCACGCCGGCCTTCCCGGCACCGTGCCCGCGCTCACGATCAACAAGGTGTGCGGCTCCGGGCTCAAGGCCGTGATGCTCGCCTCGCAGGCGATCAAGGCCGGCGATGCCGAGTGCGTTGTGGCCGGCGGCCAGGAGTCAATGTCGAACGCGCCGCACTACGTCTTCGGCATGCGCAGCGGCATCAAGGCCGGCGACCAGACGATGCTGGACGGGATGATCCACGACGGACTGTGGGACTCGTTCGGCTGCTGCCACATGGGCGAGTACGCCGAGTACACCGCCGAAAAGGCGGGCGTCTCCCGCGAGGACCAGGACCGCTTCGCGGCCGAGAGTCACCGGAAGGCGGTTGCGGCCATGGAGAGCGGGAAGTTTGCCGGTGAGATCCTGCCCGTACAGGTGCCCGGCCGCGGCGGGT includes:
- a CDS encoding Ig-like domain-containing protein; the encoded protein is MSAPQLVSAFPTSLTVLPPSFDGQVEFRFNEVVSEGSQPSQGLGTGDLEKLVLLSPTDRVPEVHWHRRRITVRPSEGWKPNRVYRVELLPGISDVRRNVSKAETLITFTTGAPVPADTLRGSVIDWVAGHPASGALVEAVLEPDSLPYRVLADSSGRFVLGPIPSGEYVVFGVLDQNHNFRRDEREAFDTMRVLADSGTVGALYAFVHDTLPPRIANIQPTDSVTATIMFAQPLDPTQRLDTSMVIVRRLPDSARVAAVSLSRPDTAARTTPSPERTPGAPGARADTLRRELGGALDSLARRRGAIARGADSLARRIDSLAHRADTAARAVPPAAAGPTLPARPPLSDRLTLKVAEPWHPGDKLEIALSGIRTVSGIAGDVLGVLAIPQANAGAGVGAPSAAQPADSLNRASPSDTTRADSTRADSARAVPRPAPAPPDSTRPRPR
- the selA gene encoding L-seryl-tRNA(Sec) selenium transferase, yielding MTDARRALPSVDRLLREPAVAALLAEAPRLAVVHAVREVLAAARTRRAGAPDDWAAEIRERLAHRSMRSLRPVVNATGVILHTNLGRAPLAAAAIRAVEAVAGGYSTLEFDLHTGARGSRADHCRVLLAELTGAEDGLAVNNAAGALVLALNALADGREVLISRGELIEIGGSFRIPDILEKSGARLHEVGTTNRTHLDDYRRALGPAAGAILTVHRSNFEQRGFVATPDPAELATLAREAGVPYLHDVGSGLLADLSWAALTSEPRVADAVAAGADLVLFSGDKLLGGPQAGCLVGRRATIERCRRNPLARALRADKLTLAALEATLALYRDPDAARREIPVLAMLVATAPELAERAKQLAEACPAALDPELRAGASAVGGGAFPDAALPTTLVVLDPGPLGADGLALRLRLGEPPIVTRVAEGRVLLDPRTIPAAAFGEVGAALRRALAQ
- a CDS encoding valine--tRNA ligase → MSEPLAPQYNPALIESELYRWWEARGLFRPRGAEPGRAPYVIIMPPPNVTAVLHMGHGLNNTIQDVLIRFQRMRGADALWVPGTDHAGIATQNVVERLVAAEGATRFDLGREAFVERVWTHVRQTEPVILQQLAALGCSADWSRTYFTLDEKMSRAVREVFVRLYDQGLIYRGHYIINWCPRCLTALSNEEAEKEEAEGRIWQLRYPLADRSGHVTVATTRPETMLGDTAVAVHPGDERYRDLIGREIRLPLADRLVPIVTDEAVDPAFGTGAVKVTPAHDPTDFEIGRRHQLSTIDVMTPDARMSLAAPARFQGLDRFEARRRVVAEFEALGLLESVEPHRHAVGHCYRCGTVVEPRLSDQWFVRMEPLARPALEAYRDGRLRFVPERRGEEYAQWMEHIRDWCISRQLWWGHRIPVWYCERPGCGRIVASRVDLDTCPGCGGPVRQDDDVLDTWFSSWLVPFSSLGWPDQTPDLAKFYPGDTLVTAAEIIFFWVSRMVMAGCKFMGEVPFSTVFLTGTVRDTQHRKMSKSLGNGIDPLEVVTRYGADALRYTLVAGSAVGTDVILDPDDLEVSFAPGRNFANKLWNAGRFILSNLGGPTRPLAGPHPDTVRRDELGLADRWILARCDATVLEVTDALQRFRLNDAAAAAYRFLWSDLADWYIEQIKPRLYGEQPGGDVARAVAAATFDVALRLLHPMMPFVTEALWRRLPGRAPEASIMVSPWPLPDPRARDAEAERRFGLVQELVTAIRAIRAEHGVPPGRAVRAVVSNASPAAMAAFDAEHATILRLAKLSELGAGEATGGAGGNAVLGDGTAVFVPLGDAIDVAREASRLGTEVDRLSTLIASQERKLANEQFTAKAPAAVVERERQKLESWREQRGVLVEKRQRLER
- the thrS gene encoding threonine--tRNA ligase yields the protein MSTLRLTLPDGAVREVASGTTGRQLAESIGPRLARAALAVRVDGQLRDLDRPIEHDARVAIVTEQDADALELLRHSSAHILATAVRELFPGAGIGFGPPIEDGFYYDFDVPRPFTPDDLARIEARMGEVAKRDFPFERAVVDREEARRRFADDPLKLERIAELGDGEVITTYTDGPFQDLCRGPHVPSTGRLKHFKLLHAAGAYWRGDERRQMLQRIYGTAWFKKEDLDAYLHRLEEARKRDHRLLGKQLDLYSISDIVGPGLVLWHPRGALIKWLLSRAVEDDNVASGYDLVYTPNVTREELFYISGHLPLYAANQYPPMAGGAGESEDVRYRVKPMNCPMHALIYRSQQRSYRDLPIRLSEVANVYRNEKSGTLHGLLRVRGLSMDDAHIFCTMEQVEDEIFLCLDQVDRLVRQTFGFELAFEISTRPPERLGTDEIWDQAEAMLRRALERKGIAFDVDEGGGAFYGPKIDIKFRDAIGRTWQGPTIQLDFNLPERFELEYTGADNRPHRPVMIHRAIYGTLERFIGNLIEHFAGAFPVWLAPEQVRVVPISDEQAGAARAIGARLKAAGLRVHVDDRPETLNYRIREAELQKVPYMAVVGQREAESDSLALRVRGAGKKQDVMSVDAFLARVLDEVRRRALVP
- a CDS encoding acetyl-CoA C-acetyltransferase, with product MSDSTTPVILSAVRTPIGKYLGGLSPLTAPQLGALVIREAVRRASVDAAAIDDVIMGQVVQGGSGQAPARQAMIHAGLPGTVPALTINKVCGSGLKAVMLASQAIKAGDAECVVAGGQESMSNAPHYVFGMRSGIKAGDQTMLDGMIHDGLWDSFGCCHMGEYAEYTAEKAGVSREDQDRFAAESHRKAVAAMESGKFAGEILPVQVPGRGGSTTVSTDESPRKDTTPETLAKLKPAFRKDGGTVTPGNAPGLNDGASALVVASLAFARAHGLTPLARVTAYATGGGEPRELFFAPIVAVNALMQKAGTRIGDYDLLEANEAFAVQAIADGRALGWDWHRVNVHGGAVALGHPIGASGARVLTTLLYALSDRGARTGLATLCLGGGNAVALSVERI
- the purN gene encoding phosphoribosylglycinamide formyltransferase, translating into MLGHESMRVCVAVSGRGSNLEALLHALADDAPARVALVVSNRPAAGGLDVARRHGVPTAVLTDAADADEWLGLLERARIDLVVLAGYLKLVPPAVVARYRGRIINIHPGLLPAFGGPGMYGIRVHEAVLAAGARESGATVHLVDEAYDRGAALAEVRVPVQRGDTPDSLAARVLAAEHRLLPAVVLAAARAGHAVPLREPVELSS
- a CDS encoding BON domain-containing protein produces the protein MRHQNRLSGWQVFTWATLGVAAGLVTGLALGEWVGGVNRPRLRRMATRIRAERRPPALTSAAAARAARAALDADPSLEGMGLDAIIIGRGVVELRGWAQSRAARARAARVALAVPGVESVINRILVRGEDDRGFPADVRTTDQSA
- a CDS encoding Gfo/Idh/MocA family oxidoreductase, encoding MPDALRLGVVGCGRVFERFHLPAIERAAESARRVALVAVCDADAARRAWAAARLPTVAVVASIAELVRTRPDAVVVLTPPTTHRDISTATLEAGLHVLVEKPMALTAADARAMAAAAASAKRCLHVGFTRRHRSPYLRLAGAIGRMNIGAPRAARFELSFPIGTWAAHDAFLGRDALGGGVLDDVLSHQIDLLGALWGTWPESARVLAAPEHERTRARITCELRFPGGALARCVAAHGAYVERLELELARGHIMAASGTAVWRARRWAGPVARRAAIFGDQVALARGKLTRRRGVTARSFERQLDEFVRALHDGGLARAGPPEGGAGDTLRGADAAAGVRVVATIDACRASVASGGKWVDAA